A genomic segment from Hippoglossus stenolepis isolate QCI-W04-F060 chromosome 3, HSTE1.2, whole genome shotgun sequence encodes:
- the LOC118104687 gene encoding protein ZBED8-like, producing MICNAKLSNSSLAPAKLKEHFLKLHGDGKCKNTTLAEFKVKRARFDEKATLPVLGFVPIDKPILTASYEVAYLIAKQGKPHTIGETLVKPAALKMANIMLGKAAEDKLSQIPLSNDTISSRIDDMSDGILAQVVADLISSPAKFSLQLDGTTDVSNLSQLVVFVRYMKDDVIKEDFLFCLVDDFFRDNDLSWNMVSAVCSDGAPAMLGRHSGFGALVKSDAPHIIVTHCVLHSAMKHRIFKELCKEMGSEFEVLLYHSNVRWLSRGKVLNRVFAMRVELALFFNEYQDCHADCFENSEFILILAYMADIFDALNHLNRQMRGGGVNIIEAEENLKAFKKKLPLWKRRTENDNFANFPLLDDCVGKIEDVSGIGDISVPGELKQAIAMHLDELAKSLDGYLPTRESYPAWVRQPFTFSVATADVNDEYLEEIIELQQSQLQQQLFRTTTLSTFWCHQIVPYPLIAKKALEILTPDFVCN from the exons ATGATTTGCAATGCCAAGTTGAGCAATTCTAGTCTAGCACCGGCAAAACTAAAGGAACACTTCCTAAAGCTGCATGGAGATGGGAAATGCAAGAACACAACGCTCGCTGAATTCAAGGTGAAGAGAGCCAGATTCGATGAAAAGGCTACTCTGCCTGTTCTCGGCTTTGTACCCATCGACAAACCAATCCTCACAGCATCGTACGAAGTTGCGTACCTGATCGCAAAGCAGGGCAAACCACACACCATTGGTGAAACACTCGTAAAACCAGCTGCATTGAAGATGGCGAATATCATGCTGGGAAAAGCTGCTGAAGATAAGTTATCCCAAATTCCTCTTTCAAATGACACTATCAGCAGCAGAATAGACGACATGAGCGATGGCATCTTGGCTCAAGTAGTTGCAGATCTGATTTCAAGCCCAGCAAAATTCAGCCTCCAACTCGACGGGACCACCGACGTTTCCAATCTAAGCCAGCTTGTTGTATTCGTGCGCTATATGAAAGACGACGTGATAAAggaagattttttattttgtctcgtGGATGACTTCTTCAGAGACAACGATCTTTCGTGGAATATGGTTTCTGCAGTTTGTTCGGACGGAGCTCCAGCCATGCTGGGACGACACTCTGGTTTTGGAGCGCTGGTGAAATCCGATGCACCACACATCATTGTTACGCACTGTGTTCTGCACAG TGCTATGAAGCACCGCATCTTCAAAGAGCTGTGTAAGGAAATGGGCTCTGAATTCGAGGTACTTCTGTACCATTCTAACGTTCGGTGGTTATCCCGGGGAAAGGTGCTGAATCGTGTTTTTGCCATGCGTGTGGAATTAGCCCTGTTTTTCAATGAGTACCAAGATTGTCACGCAGATTGCTTCGAAAATTCTGAGTTCATTCTCATTTTGGCGTACATGGCCGATATTTTCGATGCTCTCAATCATCTCAATCGACAGATGCGGGGCGGTGGAGTCAACATCATCGAAGCGGAAGAAAACCTGAAggcgtttaaaaaaaagctacCTTTATGGAAACGACGAACAGAGAATGATAACTTCGCAAACTTTCCCCTGCTGGACGACTGTGTAGGTAAGATCGAAGACGTGTCTGGAATTGGAGACATTTCTGTACCTGGGGAGCTGAAGCAAGCAATTGCCATGCACTTAGATGAGCTCGCAAAGTCTCTCGACGGATACCTCCCCACCAGAGAGTCATATCCAGCATGGGTGAGACAGCCGTTCACGTTTAGTGTTGCGACAGCAGATGTCAACGATGAATACCTCGAGGAAATCATTGAACTTCAGCAGAGCCAGCTTCAACAGCAACTCTTCAGAACAACAACGCTCTCAACGTTTTGGTGTCACCAAATCGTACCATACCCTCTTATTGCTAAGAAAGCCCTTGAGATACTCACACC TGATTTTGTGTGCAACTGA